One Dunckerocampus dactyliophorus isolate RoL2022-P2 chromosome 6, RoL_Ddac_1.1, whole genome shotgun sequence genomic window, cctgtgtatctagattcaaatcaaatcgtctatcacaaagagatttacatcccttgGAACTAACGTTGCCACAATGGCATTGACGACGTTGTTGCCATTCTTCTCTGAATTTGGTTAAAAACATGCCGCTCCTGTCACCGACACACCACGtcacacacatcaaaccacACTTTTAACATACCGATGGATGAAGGTTGGGGACCAACGGTCGAGAACATAGATTCTCATACTGTGGTACACGTCCCACTGGTGATACAAGGGTTCCATCTAGTATTACCCTATTTGGTATTGGACCATTGAGTCTGTGCGATGTGCAAAGCTTTTAGGCACTACAACTCCAAGACACAAAGTGGCAAACACAGACTGTTTTTGGCAGGATGTGTCACACAGACAATGTTTGCTTGGTTTTAGGATATGACAACATTGTGGCTTTGGAGATTGTTGAGAAGGCAACTCAACAAACCATCTGTCGCTGCAATGACTGGCTTGTTCTCTAGAGTGCTCATTGAAAACAATCCATACagccatcaattttctataccTAGTCGGCTGAAGGTACATGAGAGTCACCTGGTGAGCCACTACACTGTTCAAGTCGTAATACCATGATCATGACCATCTCTAATGGATTTAGGCGGATGGTCGTAGCTTGTTATTCACGGTCAACTTTGGTCAAAAGTTGTGTCGAAACTAACTGTCGCTGTTCATGATGGAGTTTGCACAAGAATTAATACAGTCTGAATGACGTGAATGCGTGTCTTTCGTCAGCAGGTCTATCCATGCAGCAATGACAAGGAGTGCAGTGTGGGAAGTTATTGCCACAGTCCTCAGCAGACACCCTCTCGCTGCCTGGCATGCCGCAGGAGGAAGAAGCGGTGCCATCGAGACGCCATGTGCTGTCCCGGCAATCGCTGCAATAACTGTATGTCTcagaaactttttaaaaaaagtaaaggttTGAGTATCTTTTTTAACTTCTGCTAATGCTCTTTCTTTACTAGATATTTGTGTGGCTATGTCTGAGAGTGTGATCTCGCCTCATATCTCCGCCTTGGATGAACACAACAAGCTCTCTGCTAAAGACCACAGCTGGAGGAAGAGTGGGAGAACACATGCCAAGCATTCTCTCAAAGGTACGACTTCATCTTTAAACGTAACCACAGGACCGCCTTTCACATATTGCGTGTCAGCTTGTTTAAAATGGACACGCGCTGTACGATTCTAGACGTTTTAAATTGCAACTCACACTGCTGGAGCAAATTCCCTGTGACAGAAAGTCAGAGATAACTGGAGCACTAGATGTCTCCAAGCAAAGCCACAAGCTATGCTGACAACTGCCTCACTCCTCATATTTAAAACTACGTGAAGCCAAAGTATAGGTTGCCGTGAACAAACCACAACCCCCAGCGTTGTTTCTGCACTTAGTGACGGTCATTAAAACGCAGACACAAAACACTGCGCGACACCACAGAATGCAAGCTTGTCAGAAAACTAGCTAATAAATCGCATGTCACTAGATCTTTTGCCTGAAAGGGTGCAATTTTATGTAGTGCCAGTTAAGACATTTTCCAGCAGAATCACAACTCGAAAATGGTCTGTACTTTCTTTTCCAGGACCAAAAAGGTGCAGGTATATTCCAAAGAAGTTACGATCAAGTGTGGAGTGTGAAAAAGCAGAACTTTTGAGGGTATCACCTCCATGCTCAAATGCCCGTTTTTTTCCTGAGTGTGCCACTGTCTGCAGACCAAATCAAGACCTAGATGATGTTGCCCATACAGTTGACATTTGTCCGACACCGGACAGTCTAAACAATAAATGTGCATCATAGCATCTTTAGGGATACATTGACACagaaagataaaataaaacatggtgCCAATCTAGACAATTTCTAGCAAAATCTCGATTCCCAAGGAGTCAAAAATGATTTATACTTTCCAAAGACCAAAAAGGTAAAGGTATGTTCACAATTTGTGTCTTGTAATGTTAAGGTCAAGGGTGCCAAAGCAGATCCTTTGAGGGTACCACCTTCGTGCCCAAGTACCCTTAAAGACAAGACAGCTCAAACAACAATGGTCCATGACCCAGGAACTACACGATCTCACTCATACGCTCATGCATTGTTGCATCATTGCATCTTTAGCGATCCGTTGGATTGTGGCAGGAGTTCTGCCCTCAAAAGGTTGTGCATTTGTACTTTTACATCTTGGGAACATACCTGTACTTTTTTGTTCTTGGAAAAGCAGGTacaaataacaaacaaacaatttttTAACTCCTTGGGAGTCAAAGGTCTGCTAGAAAATGTGTAAATTGGCACCGTGCTTTATTGTTTTCTGACCAAGAAGATGCCATTGCCATCTTTGGAACATACTTGAACGTTTTTGGACCTGGAACAAGTACAAAAAGTTACCTTGGAGTCCAGTAATAAAGTCCAATAATAAGGCCTACAAGGTACATTGGTTAATATTGTACCAGAATGACCCGTAAATTActccttaaaatgtttaactcCAGCCTACTTCATCTCGTACTTCCTGTCACAGGCCATGAGGGTGACTCCTGCTTGCGTACCTCTGACTGCTCCGAGGGCTATTGCTGCGCCCGTCACTTCTGGACCAAAATCTGCAAGCCGGTCTTGCGAATGGGCGAGGTGTGCACCAAGCAGAGAAAGAAAGGCTCTCACAACTTGGAGATCTTCCAGCGCTGCGACTGTGCCAAGGGCCTCTCTTGCAAGGTGTGGAAAGATACCACCTCCTCATCCAAGTCCAGACTCCACATGTGCCAGAAGATCTGAAGACGCAGGAAGCTAGCCTCTCGCTCCATCTGCTACggaacttttattttatttttatttttactgaaaGAAatggcatatacagtagacagaCAGAAGGGACTGTGTGGTGCCTTAATTCACCTCTATGCCAGCTTGTGCTGCTGTGGACTGAGTCCAGGCTGTGAGAGACCACAGATGTCTTTCTTCAAGCTTTAAGACATTCACAGAGAAGccacattattattttaattacgaTTACGACCGTCCAGTACATTCCTCATGATGCTGCAAAATTCATTTGCTTTTGAATGCCGTGTGAGAGGTTTTTCCATGTAAATTTTCATGCACTATGCAATGCATACTAAACTAATGCTGTTGTGTGTGAAAGAAATTTAATAATGTCAACAAGAACAACGGTGAATCCAGGAATGAAAATTATACGTATGAGTTCTTTGACTAAAATAAACACACGCCATCATTAGCTTAGCCTGTTGCTGTCCCTCAGCTCTGGGCcctcatctataaaaatgtgcatggaaatctgactaaaagtctgcgtgcgccagaaacccaaaatgtgcatacggacaaaaatattcagacctataAAAAGTGCCGTACGCACGCATTCACCCAATTTGTGGTTGATAGATTCCACCTTGAGGAACTCCACCTCACGTTACGCCCTTTCCACACCTCCACTTCACCATAGAAGGTCATTGCAAAGTAactcatgaatgtggcgtccatatttaaaaaaaacgacgAGGATGAAGAAGGGGAATGGGaatggaggtggaaatactggaaaaagtaTCAGATTTGGAAGACACGGCAGTGGCATAACAAATAAAAGATTGAGTGACAGCACGTCCGCGGCCAGTAGTGCCAGTTAAGACATTTTCCAGCagaaacggtctgtgtaatttactccaccccagGCCCTCCTCCAGATACGCCTCCCGCCAAGCCCATtccactgtgattggtcacactcccacgtgctcccgaggacttctgGACAGATGCCGAACCCCACTTTTTAATTTTGCCGGTACAGGAGTTAATAGTAAACAACGATTTATCTTTTTAAGATATCCGCTTTTAACATACAGCCATATGTTTTTTGTccaattacttacacaaaatacacacagtTAAAACActaataaattgttacttacagcttgctctactgactcttcaacatgaccaagtaacgttggaaaggagTTGGAGGTCAGCAagagtttggcggatagtccagcttcgtattggcccacgTTCACAagacagtcccgtgtgaagtgctgttgacagatgagcacatttttctctttctgactgggaatcagcaactccaaccacttctgcctaatgcttgcctctttaggaaaGCTAAACAAAACTAGCTTTCCCGcaaaccaaacaaacatttcctgggagccattgctcagTGTGCTAACACGGTGAAATCTTTGACAACAGAGCGGAGCACGGGGaggggcaggcctacagcgtgtaactgggcatgcccatataaggaagtccaggttgcgttgacgtcagtggaactcggtgttaaaaaaaacctctgtaaaacacagcatgcagagccatccaaaactgctttcagggctcacttccaaatgcgcaaacctcattatccgACACGTTAGCATTGTTTAACACgacaatacaacattgtaaaaacatttaaaggtcagaaaagaggaaaagcataataggtcccctttaattgACActacattttagcaaaaattttaaGGTGGACGCAAAGACTCAAAACGGGGATGAAGTTATGTTGAAAAATAATTAACTatttaacttaatgatgacagtaACACCATCAAACTATTAGgtatattttagttattttatatggaactaatgttgtgtgttatttcaaagcgcaacaaaagaaaaccccatcatttgtagaaaaagaaaagagtaaGTTTACACACACGGTCCTGACACTATCCACACTAATAAAGGCTgtgcatggtaaataaatgttgctacaGATGACAAACTTGACATATGCAACGAAAAACTGCCTTATTTTTGgataaattgtccaaagaaaagaaacaaatgGACCACTGAGGACTATTAGCTCggtgtcttgtaaaattaaaccctatacaattatttaattgaaaacctgatgtttgttataattaatattaatcgaacacataataatatcatgattataaaataaaatgattaagtATTCAAGAActgcgttgtgtttttcatatGTCTTTTAGTCCGAATACTATACACTTGTTCGTAATGGTGTTTacgataaatgacaaatgatatccatcagtgtcatgtaaaataacaacactttccacaaatgttttcagtaaaAAAACGGCGTGATATTTTAATGCAATGATGGATACATTTTTATTGGCTTccactgcatgtttatttctaacgtATGATTTCACGGCACCGCTTGAAATGTGTGTCGCATTTTTGCCATGTCTCTAAAAAGTGCGTACTCACGCccggttgtgtttttataggtgaCATACTTTGTGTGGAAACCGCTTATGCAACTTTTCCGCCGCAttttgtgcgtacgcaagctttataggTGAGGCCTCTGGACACTGCTGCAGTATTATATCCCACAATCTCTGTTTTTTCGCTGTCCTCTGTCTCCATTTGGATAAAATTGCTGTGTTGTAGTGTTTCTGACtgatttcatttgtcattatagcATTTGAGCATTTTAGCTTGCCCTGTCGCTTTAAATGTCaacaaagtaaatacaggagaTCATAATCTTGTGTCTGACTGCAttaagtttgtttttcatgaagTGCCTGTGCAGAAATGTCTATTTTCACAAGCAGTAGTCCCCATTTTTTATCACATcctttttcttgtcattttgtAACCATTTATAACATAGATAAGCTCTTATATTGTAAATACAGTGGAGTCGATGATAATGTATTTAAGAAACAGTGTATATCATGTACATATAAGAAGATATAAAGCCTAAATGGCACCGTCAAATAATCTAGGTGAGTGAAGGGATGAAATGGGACTGAACCATACAGTAGATGTTTTAAGGCtgattatatacagtacttggCAGGTGCATCATAAACGACAATTGCTAAAGGAGCCACAACACACATTGTGTAAATGGTATGTACATGGTGTCCaattaaatattgttttatgtGAATAATTCGTATTGATTTGCTTTTTACATAAGTACAGTGATGAATTAAAGaatgtattttgtattaatGGACtgagtattttattttgtgtcggACAAAATCACATCAACCTTGGTGAGTGATGTTATGTAGCAAACCGATGAAAGCGGTTTCGAATCTGAGAGTTTAATCTATCAAAGCCATGCATTCGGCCCCAGTTAACACCTCCTGGTACATCACTATCACTTCACTGGATATGGAAAGTCAATATCTGAACATGATTACTGCTGGAAAAACTGCTTTAATGCAAATTCATCAAAGCTGACAGGACTGGATGTATGTGCATCTTCAGTGATTTTTAAATTTGGGTGAACAAGTTTGAATTGATTTTGGATTGTCTCTAATGTACACAAGGTAAAAATTATACATACAATGTAATAAGTGGTCCTGGACGTGCCAGGGTGTTACAGGCCAACCATTAGTGAGAATGATTTAAAGCAGCTGATAGTTTCTCTTTAGCAGCATAAAATTATTTGTACagacaggtaggtaggtaggttaggtggacggatggatggacagaggtTGGTAGGTACGTATAACTAGGGATGCACTGATCTACAGCCGATCGCGATACCTGACTATAGATACAATTCCTACACCAGAGGTCTGTTTGCTTTACTATGCAACCAcagcaaaagaatatcagcaaatgtagcgaGAAGAATATCAGCGAGCGTAggtgtctccacacatgcagcgCTGCACGCACATACAAGTGCTTCACCTCACGTGGCACAACTTCCGGGTTACTACATCATCATTGCTCATTTTATATGAGACTGgtagttttgtgttgtttattctGTATGTCTGActgcgtgtgcttgtgtgtgtgtgtgtgtgtgaggcgcGAGTGAGGACAACGcctgcagtgcatgtgtggagacaacTACATTTGCTAATGCTGTACTCTTTTGGCTACTACGTTTTCTGATATTCTTCAAGCTGCTTTTTTTAACTACAACAagctgacaacattaaagcGCAGACATGGCTCATGGATTGGTAATCTCTGCGGGTGGTATCGGCTCGTTTTTTAatgagtttttattattaagggagaaaaaaaacaaacctacatggccgtgtgaaaaagtgattgccccctaaacctaataactggttgagccacccttagcagcaacaacggcaatcaagcatttgcaataagtCTCTTACAGGTCcctggaggaattttggcccactcatctttgcagaattgtaattcagccacattggagggttttccagcatgaaccgcctttttaaggtcatgccacaacatctcaataggattcaggtcaggactttgactaggccactccaacgtcttcattttgtttttcttcagccattcagaggtgtacttgctggtgtgttttggatcattgtcctgctacagaacccaagttgaggtcacaaacagatggccagacattcttcTTTGACGAGCTTtaaagttctttttgttcagcagtggttttcgccttggaactctgccatgcaggccctttttgctcagtgtctttcttatggtggcgtcatgaacactgaccttaactgaggcaagtgaggcctgcatttctttggatgttgttgtggggtcttttgtgacctcttggattaGTCGTCGCTACGCTTTTGGGGTTTAGGGCGAGCGGGGGgcggggtgggtgggggtgtgtgCTTCGGTGTCCGGCGGGGGGTCGCTCTTCTCGTGGGTCCTGTCGtgtggtgcttgcttctctgtccctccttgCTTGCGtacttcgtgggtgtggccgtgctccactCTATGTGGGGCCTGGTTCTCTTCGTTGCTGTGGCTCCCTTGCCAgccgtggttgtgtgtgtgtgcggcgtGGGCGTGGTTCCTGCTGTTCTGGTGGCGGTCAGGTCTGCCTGTGGCTGGTctgtggtgtttggcggtttgggggtgacACTGTGGACGctgcctccggtggggctccggtgttgggggtaCTCGGGGTATTGCCTCTCGGGGGTTGGATGGGCCGGACTGGGCGTCCTGTCGGGCCGGGTAGTGCCTGTGGTATGTCCTGTGGCCCGTGGCTTGCCCGAGCCTGTACTGTGGTGAGTGGtctgtcggtcatgtgtccttggacCCCCCCCTCGGTTTGGGTGGTTTTGGGGTGTGGACTTGTGGTGCACTCATCCTTCCTGTTCCGCTGCACCGgctcacatacatataggactttggggggtggtcaACGGTTGGGCGTGATGGGGGAATGGAGTTGCCTTGCGgaggctcctttgcccctgccatgccactgacctgtcgccccttttttctttttctctatcccctcctgctccagtctggccgctccaaatttgcataataacaaaacatcaaagccaAATAAATTCTTTATGACAGCGGAAGTGTATTTCACACTTGTCCCTGGCAAAGTAAATGTGTTGAGCgcgtgagggcatttagatcaacaattatctgccttaaaggctggacaggacaggggaagaaaaaaaaaatgacggtGTTGGTGTTGAGACAGAACATTGGCAGCATAGGTATAACTAATATGTACGTGGGAAAAccgcatggaaaaaaaatccaaacggtactgcaaagatcctctataagacaggagctgtttttaaggacctactgcaaaaatgctagtcagagatcctctatatagtCGTAGCACTCTGCTGCCACTGCAaatatgctagtcaaagatcctctgagACAGGAGAGTATATTGCTGTTTCTAAGTGCCTACTGCAATAATgctagtcaaaaatcctctactgtatatggcaggagtgctctgctgatTTTCAGctcctactgcaaaaatgctagtcaaagaacCTCTTTATAAGGCAAGAGAGTACTGCTGATTGTTAGGGCCCCCAGGAAAACAAAAACTCTAATCAAAAATTCTCTATGTAATAAgagggctctgctgtttttaatgacctacAGACAAACATTagttaaaataatttttctaTGGCAAGTGTGATCTACTGATTTTActgagcactctgctgtttttaaggacctcctgcaaaaacactggtcaaagatcctctatataacagaactgctctgctgtttgtaTGGATGTAAGGAAAAACTCAATCTAATATTCTCCTTAGGACAGAAGTGCAAAAATGTTActcccaagttttgaactgaactcaAGGTCTGGTCTGACGTCATTCCTGGGTCGGTTTTATCTTGCAGGCCGCCACTTGACTACCCCTGATTTACGACAATGCTATATGCAATATGAACATATTTCCATATGTTCCAGAACATTTAACGAAACCACTTTGCGTGTTTACATGGCCTCAAAGGTTTCACACAGATGTTTGATGTGGACATGAAGCACATCCAAATACTTCATGCGCAAGTTATGAATGAGACAAACAATTTCCACATCTGCACAACAGCTCACATGCATGCACAACTTCTgatccccccccaaaataaaaataaaataaacacaacggCCTCATTTGAATTTAAACACGCTTCCTGGCTTGACGGCTCACCAAAagtatgtttttgtcttaatgACTTTCTAATGTGGCGATGCAAAACTATTGTTCAGAGGCTACAGTACACTGGAAGCCTTTGGGAGGAATAACAACACTGCACAAAATGAACCGCAGTGGCGTTGAAAGAGGAAAAGGTTTCAAAGCAATGCTAATAACACCCCGCGtcttttgacagcagcagcttcTATTTGAAGAAATATAGTCGTTGGCTAATATCTTCTGTGCATGGAACATGAAGGATGTGTGGACAAATATGCTTCTTAGTTCAAAAGAAGTAGCCTCAACAAGGGCTGTCAAGAAGAAACCAACTATCCTTTCACACTGACTTTCCAACCAACCAAAGTGTAACAGCGGCGGGACGGCGCCTATGTATAAGGGCATTATGCACAATGTCAGGACAGGGGTGTGAAGTTCAAC contains:
- the dkk2 gene encoding dickkopf-related protein 2 isoform X1 — protein: MLVSTWNKCWLLLLLATAVRTGTCQVPEGRPKLNSIKSVLLAAEEEEVPTAAASNRSATAHASTGKKHSIFAQQVYPCSNDKECSVGSYCHSPQQTPSRCLACRRRKKRCHRDAMCCPGNRCNNYICVAMSESVISPHISALDEHNKLSAKDHSWRKSGRTHAKHSLKGHEGDSCLRTSDCSEGYCCARHFWTKICKPVLRMGEVCTKQRKKGSHNLEIFQRCDCAKGLSCKVWKDTTSSSKSRLHMCQKI
- the dkk2 gene encoding dickkopf-related protein 2 isoform X2; the encoded protein is MLVSTWNKCWLLLLLATAVRTGTCQVPEGRPKLNSIKSVLLAAEEEEVPTAAASNRSATAHASTGKKHSIFAQVYPCSNDKECSVGSYCHSPQQTPSRCLACRRRKKRCHRDAMCCPGNRCNNYICVAMSESVISPHISALDEHNKLSAKDHSWRKSGRTHAKHSLKGHEGDSCLRTSDCSEGYCCARHFWTKICKPVLRMGEVCTKQRKKGSHNLEIFQRCDCAKGLSCKVWKDTTSSSKSRLHMCQKI